A single Oncorhynchus nerka isolate Pitt River linkage group LG10, Oner_Uvic_2.0, whole genome shotgun sequence DNA region contains:
- the LOC115135696 gene encoding protocadherin alpha-C2-like isoform X1 codes for MAVMGICSCIGNNVALSFVVFFFLCGLSLGQLRYSIQEELENGAEVGDLVQDLGLDIRKLSNRKIKVTTSGKRYVDVNPQNGKLLVNERIDRETLCDLSSTCLIHLEVLVENPSEVHNVEVEIVDANDNAPQFPSDEYQLEIAESALPGSRFPIENALDPDVGSNSVRLYRLSPNEHFALDSNKPSLNSKNIELVLKKPLDRELAPYHQFILTAADGGTPAKTGSALINVRVLDTNDNVPVFDSSVYKVKLLENSPKDTLVIKLNATDHDEGTNGEVYYSFSSYTPERVRQMFSMDSNTGEIRVRSIVDYEETNSYEMYIQAMDKGPGAVAAHCKVVVEVVDVNDNVPEIVLSSLSSPVREDARADTVVALISVTDRDSGANKQVNLEIPPGLPFKIKSFRNYYTLVTSAFLDRETTAAYNVTLSATDGGTPPLSSQKTIQVDVADVNDNPPRFEQTSYTVYVTENNAPGASLCTVKAQDSDVNENARITYTVLNDNNHGIPVTSYVSVKADTGEAYALRAFDYESLREFHFQVKAQDGGIPPLSRVATVYIYIMDQNDHIPEIVKPPGNGTRSIETVLKNAEAGVLVTKVVAYDADAGPNAWLIYVLDQSTDLDLFKVHEHTGEIRTTRRVLEDNSTSFSLTVLVRDHGQPPLSSTATVNVAVMEVPPKVTPDPKRVIRPHSTLLFSNVTLYLIVALSATTFVFLVTVVVLAIVRCHAYCTQPGSCSPCCVSQKTPPDGGSSSTVGGSGGGGGGGGQPNNNVALRRDLKVEPHYIEVRGNGSMTKTYCYKTCLTATSGSDTFMFYNTGRPISGTWGSERFFTGGSGFVRRLSMPDASLQVCPEPKAPNADWRYSTSLRAGMQSSVHMEESSVMQGAQGMLVQNWPTVSSAADGEGGELSPPVGAGIDSNSWHFRYGPGPGYGPPQVLRPGEIPPEAFIIPGSPAIISIRQGQGGEDDKSDFITFGKKEDAKKKKKKKKDKKDKKDKGKEDVDE; via the exons ATGGCTGTTATGGGGATATGTAGCTGTATAGGAAACAATGTGGCTCTTTCTTTTGTTGTATTTTTCTTTTTGTGTGGCCTTTCACTTGGACAACTACGGTACTCTATTCAGGAGGAATTAGAAAATGGAGCGGAGGTGGGGGATCTTGTGCAGGACTTGGGGTTGGATATCCGAAAGCTCTCCAATCGAAAGATAAAGGTAACCACCAGTGGAAAACGGTATGTGGATGTCAATCCCCAAAATGGGAAATTACTTGTCAATGAAAGAATCGACAGAGAGACGCTGTGTGATTTGAGCAGCACCTGTCTTATACATTTAGAGGTGCTTGTTGAAAACCCATCCGAGGTGCACAATGTCGAGGTGGAGATTGTGGATGCGAATGACAATGCGCCGCAGTTCCCTAGTGACGAGTATCAATTGGAAATTGCAGAATCGGCTTTACCGGGGTCTCGTTTCCCCATTGAGAACGCCCTGGATCCGGATGTGGGATCAAATTCCGTTCGTCTGTATCGACTCAGCCCAAACGAACACTTCGCACTTGATTCCAACAAGCCCTCCCTAAACAGCAAGAACATTGAGCTCGTGCTCAAAAAGCCCCTTGACCGTGAGCTGGCGCCTTACCACCAATTCATTCTGACTGCTGCAGATGGCGGAACACCAGCAAAAACCGGTTCAGCTCTAATTAATGTGCGAGTCCTGGACACCAATGACAACGTTCCTGTATTTGACAGCTCAGTGTACAAAGTCAAATTGTTAGAAAACTCACCAAAAGACACACTGGTCATCAAATTGAATGCCACAGACCATGACGAGGGTACCAATGGGGAGGTCTATTACTCTTTCAGCAGCTACACTCctgagagagtcagacagatgtTCAGCATGGACAGCAACACGGGAGAGATCAGAGTGAGGAGCATTGTGGACTACGAAGAAACCAACTCTTATGAGATGTACATCCAGGCCATGGATAAAGGCCCTGGTGCTGTGGCAGCCCACTgtaaggtggtggtggaggtggtggatgtGAATGACAATGTCCCAGagatagtcctgtcctctctctccagcccagtgAGGGAGGATGCCCGGGCTGACACCGTGGTGGCCCTGATCAGTGTCACAGACCGGGACTCTGGTGCCAACAAACAGGTGAACCTGGAGATACCGCCGGGCCTGCCCTTCAAGATCAAGTCCTTCAGAAACTACTACACCCTGGTCACCTCCGCCTTCCTGGATCGCGAGACCACTGCTGCCTACAATGTCACCCTTAGCGCCACTGATGGCGgcaccccacccctctcctcccagaAGACCATACAGGTGGATGTGGCTGATGTGAATGACAACCCGCCGCGCTTCGAGCAGACCTCCTACACGGTCTATGTGACTGAGAACAATGCCCCCGGGGCCTCGCTGTGCACCGTGAAAGCCCAGGACTCCGATGTCAACGAGAACGCACGCATCACCTACACCGTCCTCAATGACAACAACCACGGTATCCCCGTCACCTCCTATGTATCTGTGAAGGCCGACACGGGAGAGGCATACGCCCTGCGCGCCTTTGACTACGAGTCACTCAGGGAGTTCCACTTCCAGGTCAAAGCTCAGGACGGGGGCATCCCGCCCCTCAGCAGGGTGGCCACTGTCTACATCTACATCATGGACCAGAACGACCACATTCCTGAGATTGTCAAACCTCCAGGCAACGGCACACGCTCTATAGAGACAGTGCTGAAGAATGCTGAGGCTGGCGTCCTGGTGACCAAGGTGGTGGCGTACGACGCAGACGCGGGTCCCAACGCCTGGCTGATCTATGTGTTGGATCAGTCCACAGACTTGGACCTGTTCAAGGTGCATGAACACACAGGGGAGATCCGCACCACACGCAGGGTCCTGGAGGATAACTCCACCTCCTTCAGCCTGACTGTACTGGTGAGAGACCACGgccagcctcctctctcctccaccgcCACCGTCAATGTGGCCGTCATGGAGGTGCCACCCAAGGTGACCCCTGACCCCAAGAGGGTCATCCGGCCCCACAGCACCCTGCTCTTCTCCAATGTGACCCTATACCTGATCGTGGCCCTGAGCGCCACCACCTTTGTGTTCCTGGTGACCGTGGTGGTGCTGGCCATCGTGCGCTGCCATGCCTACTGCACCCAGCCTGGTTCCTGCTCCCCCTGCTGTGTGTCCCAGAAGACCCCCCCTGATGGcgggagcagcagcacagtaggTGGTTctgggggtggaggtggtggtgggggacaaCCCAATAACAATGTGGCGCTGCGGAGAGACCTCAAAGTGGAGCCTCACTACATTGAGGTGCGTGGGAATGGCTCCATGACCAAGACCTACTGCTACAAGACCTGCCTGACGGCCACCTCAGGAAGCGACACCTTCATGTTCTACAACACAGGCCGGCCCATCAGCGGCACCTGGGGTTCCGAGCGCTTCTTCACCGGCGGAAGCGGGTTTGTAAGGAGACTGAGCATGCCCGATGCTTCATTGCAAGTCTGTCCAGAG ccgaAGGCCCCAAATGCTGACTGGCGATACTCCACTTCTTTGAGGGCAGGGATGCAGAG CTCGGTCCATATGGAGGAGTCGTCAGTGATGCAGGGAGCCCAGGGGATGCTGGTCCAGAACTGGCCCACAGTGTCCAGCGCCGCAG ATGGTGAGGGGGGCGAGCTGTCCCCTCCGGTTGGAGCTGGCATCGACAGTAACAGCTGGCACTTCCGTTATGGGCCTGGCCCTGGCTACGGCCCCCCTCAGGTTCTGAGGCCTGGAGAGATCCCCCCCGAAGCCTTCATCATCCCCGGCTCCCCCGCCATCATCTCTATCCGCCAGggccagggaggagaggatgacaAGAGCGACTTCATCACCTTCGGCAAGAAGGAGGAtgccaagaagaagaaaaagaagaagaaggacAAGAAAGACAAGAAGGACAAGGGGAAGGAGGATGTGGACGagtag